In a genomic window of Magnolia sinica isolate HGM2019 chromosome 16, MsV1, whole genome shotgun sequence:
- the LOC131229659 gene encoding E3 ubiquitin-protein ligase At3g02290 isoform X2: MGSACCCLRVEDFDEYYSAIFRRAEVHALPSSIPGVTHLGSSGLATPSPDIPDTFHSPPRPLPYDADPRCSRLQRGLVLRREKASSHFHEESEPLRTSDSNSGLGALGAADKLNGSDHEGGLKVCRSGYTSAKVTSVEAYMLSSSEDEDVCPTCLEEYTPENPKIMTQCSHHFHLGCIYEWMERSETCPVCGKVMLFDETT; the protein is encoded by the exons TACTCAGCAATATTCCGAAGGGCAGAAGTACATGCGCTTCCTTCCTCCATTCCGGGGGTGACTCATTTGGGTTCTTCAGGACTAGCCACACCTTCACCTGACATACCTGACACCTTCCATTCTCCTCCAAGGCCTTTGCCTTATGATGCGGATCCAAGATGTTCTCGCTTACAGCGTGGGCTGGTCTTAAGGCGTGAGAAGGCCTCAAGTCATTTCCACGAGGAATCTGAACCACTTAGAACGAGTGACAGTAATTCTGGCCTAGGAGCATTAGGTGCTGCAGACAAATTgaatgggtctgatcatgaaggAGGATTGAAAGTATGCCGTTCTGGTTACACATCGGCGAAGGTGACAAGTGTAGAAGCGTATATGCTGTCTTCTTCAGAAGATGAAGATGTCTGCCCCACATGCCTTGAAG aATACACTCCTGAAAACCCCAAGATAATGACTCAATGCTCTCATCATTTCCACCTCGGTTGTATATATGAATGGATGGAGAGAAGCGAGACATGTCCAGTATGTGGCAAG GTGATGTTGTTCGACGAAACGACATGA